A portion of the Planctomycetota bacterium genome contains these proteins:
- a CDS encoding LysM peptidoglycan-binding domain-containing protein has protein sequence MTKAILLLSLVAVGVVVLCLAGRRDGLRSDRQTRPRVETSDGGSRVLQDPLAAYERWRNRLAQENRNPANGHPESVGQGATGRPPAHDLESSAQDEGTVIALQTQHPVVGADPPGPTLKPEGVEGTVVNARWLPQDEDAGRVHVIQPGDTLYEIARERYGDTSYARLIEAANPGVNVLALKIGDRLVLPEKPKPQEAKVAPTPSQTKVYVVQKNDTLIGIARRFYGDAAMYRKIYEANRDVLPSLNATLYVGQTLRLPEPH, from the coding sequence GTGACCAAGGCGATCCTGCTGCTTTCCCTCGTAGCCGTTGGCGTCGTCGTCCTCTGCCTCGCCGGCCGACGGGACGGTCTGCGAAGCGACCGCCAGACACGCCCGCGCGTCGAGACCTCGGACGGCGGCTCGCGCGTCCTTCAGGATCCCCTGGCGGCCTATGAGCGATGGCGCAACCGCCTGGCCCAGGAAAACCGCAACCCGGCCAACGGGCATCCTGAATCCGTCGGCCAGGGCGCGACCGGCCGGCCGCCGGCCCACGATCTCGAGTCCAGTGCCCAGGACGAAGGCACGGTCATCGCCCTCCAGACGCAGCATCCGGTTGTCGGCGCCGACCCGCCGGGACCGACCCTGAAGCCCGAAGGTGTGGAAGGCACGGTCGTCAATGCGCGCTGGCTGCCTCAAGATGAGGACGCCGGACGGGTTCACGTCATTCAGCCTGGGGATACCCTTTACGAGATCGCGCGCGAGCGCTACGGGGATACGTCGTACGCGCGGCTGATCGAGGCGGCCAATCCGGGCGTCAACGTCCTGGCCCTGAAGATCGGCGATCGCCTCGTCCTGCCCGAGAAACCGAAACCGCAAGAAGCCAAGGTCGCGCCGACGCCGTCGCAAACCAAGGTTTACGTCGTGCAGAAGAACGACACGCTCATCGGCATCGCCCGCCGTTTCTACGGCGATGCGGCGATGTACCGCAAGATCTACGAAGCGAACCGGGATGTCCTTCCCTCCCTCAACGCCACCCTCTACGTCGGACAGACGCTGCGCCTTCCGGAACCGCACTAA
- a CDS encoding NIPSNAP family protein → MMIRCEVFRFSALALLAWLAAAPAIASAEVYELRTYTTQEGRLDALNARFRDHTVRLFQKHGMESVGYWVPTDEPKSKNTLIYVLKHKSREAAKASWQAFLADPEWKRVAEESEKDGRILAKAPESVFLNATDYSPAYSPDEKSGNKSADAVFELRIYRTNEGKLKNLDARFRDHTISLFNRHGIRSVAYWHPADEPDSKDTLIYLLRHESREAAKASWQAFVGDPEWKQVAQESEKEGRILRERPEAIYLKATDYSAMQ, encoded by the coding sequence ATGATGATTCGTTGCGAAGTGTTTCGTTTTTCCGCGCTGGCCTTGCTGGCGTGGCTGGCGGCGGCTCCGGCGATCGCCTCCGCGGAAGTCTATGAACTGCGGACCTACACGACCCAGGAAGGCCGGTTGGACGCCCTGAACGCGCGCTTCCGGGACCACACGGTGCGCCTGTTCCAGAAGCACGGCATGGAGTCGGTCGGCTACTGGGTGCCGACGGACGAGCCGAAGTCAAAGAACACGCTGATTTACGTGCTCAAACACAAGAGCCGCGAGGCCGCGAAGGCGTCGTGGCAGGCTTTTCTGGCGGACCCCGAGTGGAAGCGAGTGGCGGAGGAATCGGAAAAGGACGGGCGGATCCTGGCCAAGGCGCCGGAATCGGTGTTCCTGAACGCGACCGACTACTCGCCGGCGTATTCTCCCGACGAGAAAAGCGGCAACAAAAGCGCCGATGCCGTCTTCGAACTTCGGATTTACCGAACCAACGAAGGAAAACTCAAGAACCTGGACGCGCGTTTCCGGGACCACACGATTAGCCTCTTCAACCGGCACGGGATACGTTCGGTCGCCTACTGGCACCCGGCGGACGAGCCGGATTCGAAGGACACGCTGATTTACCTTCTGCGGCACGAAAGCCGCGAAGCCGCCAAGGCGTCCTGGCAGGCCTTTGTCGGGGACCCCGAGTGGAAGCAGGTCGCCCAGGAATCGGAAAAGGAGGGGCGGATCCTGCGGGAAAGGCCGGAGGCGATCTACCTGAAGGCGACGGATTACTCGGCGATGCAGTGA
- a CDS encoding sugar ABC transporter ATP-binding protein: MKDAIPALLTVRGISKTFPGVKALDRVDFDLKPGEVHALVGENGAGKSTLMLILAGACERDEGVVCVEGVEQELESRRAAEKAGIRIVFQESSLLPNVTVCENLFSGEPPLGTLGQVSWKRMDQEGAALLKALHIDVDLHVRAGSLSTTTQKRIEIARALAKDFKILILDEPTAAITVEETEQLFGVIAKLREQGKSIIYISHRIKEIKEISDRVTILKDGALVGTYEVGDVTERDICERMVGRELIDFHYRSQAKEKVVLEVNGLSGTHFRDISFALREGEFLALAGLTGAGRTELALSLFGALPIDGGTVAIDGRTRRIRSPWEAMKAGIGYVTEDRKKLGLFLEMGIAENMESNNIDSLTPGPLSSRRRIERMALRNVENFNIRCSGIDQKVQTLSGGNQQKVCLSRWISYRPRILIVDEPTKGVDVGAKEEIYTLLNRLTREGISIIMISSDMLETLSLGDRILVMHEGSMMRIVDRDGIGEEDIVAWASGLDRDGAAS, encoded by the coding sequence ATGAAAGACGCCATCCCCGCGCTGTTGACCGTAAGAGGCATCAGCAAAACGTTCCCCGGCGTGAAGGCGCTCGACCGGGTGGATTTCGACCTGAAGCCGGGCGAAGTGCACGCGCTGGTCGGCGAGAATGGGGCGGGCAAGAGCACCTTGATGCTAATCCTCGCCGGCGCCTGCGAGAGGGATGAAGGGGTCGTCTGCGTCGAGGGCGTGGAGCAGGAACTGGAGAGCCGGCGTGCGGCGGAAAAGGCGGGGATCCGCATCGTCTTCCAGGAGAGCAGCCTCCTTCCGAACGTCACGGTGTGCGAGAACCTTTTCAGCGGGGAACCGCCGCTGGGGACGCTGGGCCAGGTCAGTTGGAAGCGCATGGACCAGGAGGGAGCCGCTCTCCTGAAAGCGCTCCACATCGATGTGGACCTCCACGTCCGCGCCGGCTCGCTGTCCACCACCACGCAGAAGCGGATCGAAATCGCCCGCGCCCTCGCCAAAGACTTCAAGATACTCATACTGGACGAACCCACGGCTGCGATTACCGTTGAGGAAACCGAGCAGCTCTTCGGGGTGATCGCGAAGTTGAGAGAGCAAGGCAAGAGCATCATCTACATATCCCATCGCATCAAGGAGATCAAGGAGATTTCCGACCGGGTGACGATCCTGAAGGACGGCGCGTTGGTCGGCACCTACGAGGTCGGCGATGTCACGGAGAGAGATATCTGCGAACGCATGGTGGGACGCGAACTCATCGACTTCCACTATAGGAGCCAGGCCAAAGAGAAGGTGGTCCTGGAAGTGAACGGTCTATCGGGAACGCATTTTCGGGATATCTCCTTTGCCCTCCGCGAAGGGGAGTTCCTCGCCCTTGCCGGGTTGACGGGGGCCGGACGCACGGAGTTGGCGCTCTCCCTTTTCGGCGCGCTTCCGATAGACGGCGGCACCGTGGCCATCGACGGGCGGACACGCAGGATTCGATCGCCGTGGGAAGCCATGAAAGCCGGCATCGGCTACGTGACCGAGGACAGGAAGAAGTTGGGGCTCTTCCTGGAAATGGGCATCGCCGAGAACATGGAGTCCAACAACATCGACAGCCTGACGCCCGGCCCTTTGTCTTCGAGAAGGCGCATCGAGAGGATGGCGCTTCGGAACGTGGAGAACTTCAACATCCGGTGTTCGGGCATCGACCAGAAGGTCCAGACGTTGAGCGGCGGCAACCAGCAGAAGGTCTGTCTCTCTCGCTGGATCTCGTACAGGCCCCGGATCCTCATCGTCGATGAGCCGACCAAAGGCGTCGACGTGGGGGCCAAGGAGGAGATATACACCCTGCTGAATCGGTTGACCCGGGAGGGGATCTCCATCATCATGATCAGCTCCGATATGCTCGAGACCCTCTCCCTGGGCGACCGCATCCTGGTCATGCACGAAGGAAGCATGATGCGGATCGTGGACCGGGACGGCATCGGCGAGGAAGATATCGTGGCATGGGCATCGGGCCTGGACCGTGACGGGGCGGCATCGTGA
- a CDS encoding ABC transporter permease, whose amino-acid sequence MITAAISLVATLTLGTRFANASNAKAVLISFVSTGFISLGMMMLLISGVFDLSVGSVYAIGMIMVAFFIKTLNLPWPLAIAASLATCAVCGAMNGFLVTKMRINPLIATLGTMGILRGLAIIVGGVGVSGLPLSFKMLGQSDFLGLRLPIWFFVVTAIAFVLMFRYLKFFRKFYFVGGNKEAARLCGIDVDRVWFSGFVIMSLLAGLAGILHCARLGSSTGQAGMGMEMQVIAGVVIGGASIKGGKGTILGGVVGALFMALVFNIMVIGGVSAYWQRIVEGAILILAVYTDVVMGEGYFRKIFRRKTPSAPPG is encoded by the coding sequence GTGATCACCGCAGCCATCTCGCTCGTTGCGACCCTGACCCTCGGCACGCGATTCGCCAATGCCAGCAACGCCAAGGCCGTGCTGATAAGTTTCGTCTCCACCGGCTTCATTTCACTTGGAATGATGATGCTTCTGATAAGCGGCGTCTTCGATCTTTCGGTCGGCTCGGTCTACGCCATCGGCATGATCATGGTGGCCTTCTTCATCAAGACTCTCAACCTTCCGTGGCCGCTTGCCATCGCGGCCTCCCTTGCCACGTGCGCTGTCTGCGGCGCGATGAACGGGTTCCTGGTGACAAAAATGCGGATCAACCCTTTGATCGCCACCCTGGGCACGATGGGGATTCTCAGGGGACTGGCGATCATCGTCGGGGGCGTTGGAGTCAGCGGTTTGCCGCTATCCTTCAAGATGCTCGGACAGTCCGACTTCCTGGGACTTCGGCTTCCGATATGGTTCTTCGTTGTCACGGCAATCGCGTTTGTCTTGATGTTCCGGTACCTGAAGTTCTTTCGCAAGTTCTACTTTGTCGGCGGGAACAAGGAAGCGGCCAGGTTATGCGGAATCGACGTGGACAGGGTTTGGTTCAGCGGATTTGTGATCATGAGCCTGCTTGCCGGACTTGCCGGAATCCTCCACTGCGCCCGTCTGGGCTCGTCGACCGGGCAGGCGGGGATGGGAATGGAGATGCAGGTCATCGCGGGAGTCGTCATCGGCGGGGCGAGCATCAAGGGCGGCAAGGGAACGATCCTGGGCGGTGTGGTGGGCGCCCTTTTCATGGCGCTGGTCTTTAACATCATGGTCATCGGCGGGGTCTCGGCATACTGGCAGAGGATCGTGGAAGGAGCGATCCTGATTCTCGCCGTCTACACCGACGTGGTGATGGGAGAGGGCTACTTCCGGAAGATCTTCAGAAGGAAAACGCCCTCGGCGCCGCCCGGTTAG
- a CDS encoding substrate-binding domain-containing protein, with protein MNRCLSVSVFLLASGLLLCTGCDTEKTAETAGAAADHSDELYIMATMYSAHPVLKPDLYYFKRKGEALGVKTLMVGPPDNNLELYIEALEQAIAQKPAGLAINGLDPAIVDLIDRAMDQGIPVVLWDADLPTSKRITYIGTNWPQLGVRLADAMAPLVNRKGKVGRLGNISQPHITAAMEMFKTHMAKIAPDVEVLDVADDKGMIDAAEASANALIQKHPDIVGIAGFDGSSGGGICPAVKSVGKAGVIKVVINDLTPTHIEFLKDGSAQYVSGQKRNIFGPLALQVLFDINHQGYAFTSSIANDAALGIYQAPDKIDTGFIDVTPESVVEFEKAQQELLKRAPG; from the coding sequence ATGAACAGATGCCTTTCCGTTTCGGTGTTTCTGCTGGCGTCCGGTCTCCTGCTGTGTACGGGGTGCGACACGGAAAAGACGGCCGAAACCGCTGGGGCCGCGGCGGATCATAGCGATGAACTCTACATCATGGCCACCATGTACTCGGCCCATCCGGTGCTCAAGCCGGACCTGTACTACTTTAAGCGAAAAGGCGAGGCGCTCGGCGTTAAGACCCTGATGGTGGGTCCTCCCGACAACAACCTGGAGCTCTATATTGAAGCGCTCGAACAGGCCATTGCCCAAAAGCCTGCCGGTCTTGCCATCAACGGGCTCGACCCGGCGATCGTTGACCTGATTGACAGGGCCATGGACCAGGGCATTCCTGTGGTCCTCTGGGATGCCGACCTTCCGACGAGTAAGAGGATCACCTATATTGGCACCAACTGGCCGCAGTTGGGCGTCCGCCTCGCGGATGCGATGGCTCCCCTGGTCAACCGGAAGGGGAAAGTGGGACGCCTGGGAAATATCTCCCAGCCCCATATCACGGCGGCCATGGAGATGTTCAAGACGCACATGGCGAAGATCGCCCCCGACGTGGAAGTGCTCGATGTTGCGGACGACAAGGGCATGATCGATGCGGCGGAAGCGTCGGCAAACGCCCTTATCCAGAAGCATCCGGACATCGTGGGGATTGCCGGTTTTGACGGCAGTTCGGGCGGAGGAATCTGTCCGGCCGTCAAGAGCGTGGGCAAGGCGGGCGTTATCAAGGTGGTCATCAACGACCTGACCCCGACCCACATCGAGTTCTTGAAAGACGGCAGCGCGCAGTACGTCTCGGGACAGAAGAGGAATATATTCGGCCCTCTCGCTCTCCAGGTTCTGTTCGACATCAACCATCAGGGCTATGCCTTTACTTCCAGCATCGCGAACGACGCCGCCCTCGGCATCTACCAGGCTCCCGACAAGATCGACACCGGGTTCATTGATGTGACGCCGGAGTCGGTGGTGGAGTTTGAGAAAGCGCAGCAAGAACTCTTGAAACGCGCACCTGGGTGA